One Panicum virgatum strain AP13 chromosome 9K, P.virgatum_v5, whole genome shotgun sequence genomic region harbors:
- the LOC120650546 gene encoding protein ROOT PRIMORDIUM DEFECTIVE 1-like, giving the protein MPSPLRVRVAARLLHARGKTTAAQHVAARHLDHAFERLAAAHLPLVAAAPLVDALRASTEPLALPDLARRLPLRLHRRGPLHFLRLFPRVFRLRAPLPLSLSLTPAAAGLLAVASSPADAARTLRRLLAMSASRALPLRAVFRVWRELALPDDFEDSVVAGHPHLFHLAPNPAEPNTHILHLVADPAAEDFTPAVERTRPDRYAFKLQFPPGFRLTKEYRKKVKEWQQLPYAGPYEVVSPRAGGSKRVSKLARRKMEKRAVGIAHEFLSLTVEKMVEVEKFSQFRKWFGIEVNVRDVFLDHPGIFYLSAKGKRHTVFLREAYDRGKLVEPNEVSEARAKIVELMLLRRRGLGNANSSANMASGATSDAKESGDDFVEHEDCLLDIPET; this is encoded by the coding sequence atgccgtcgccgctgcgggtgcgggtggcggcgcggctgctgCACGCGCGGGGCAAGACCACCGCGGCGCAGCACGTGGCGGCGAGGCACCTGGACCACGCCTTCGAGCGCCTCGCGGCAGCGCACCTCCCGctcgtcgcggcggcgccgctggtcGACGCGCTGCGGGCCTCCACCGAGCCGCTCGCGCTGCCGGACCTCGCGCGCCGCCTCCCactccgcctccaccgccgcggcccgcTCCACTTCCTCCGCCTCTTCCCGCGCGTGTTCCGCCTCCGCGCCCCGCTCCCGCTCTCCCTCTCGCTGACCCCCGCTGCCGCgggcctcctcgccgtcgccagctCCCCCGCCGACGCGGCGCGGACGCTCCGCCGCCTGCTCGCGATGTCGGCGTCCCGTGCCCTGCCCCTCCGCGCCGTCTTCCGCGTCTGGCGCGAGCTCGCCCTCCCCGACGACTTCGAGGACTCCGTCGTCGCGGGGCACCCGCACCTCTTTCACCTCGCCCCCAACCCCGCCGAGCCCAACACCCACATTCTTCACCTCGTCGCCGATCCGGCGGCCGAGGACTTCACCCCGGCGGTGGAGAGGACACGGCCTGACAGATACGCGTTCAAGCTGCAGTTCCCGCCGGGGTTCAGGCTGACCAAGGAGTACCGCAAGAAGGTGAAGGAGTGGCAGCAGCTCCCGTACGCCGGGCCGTATGAGGTCGTCAGTCCGAGGGCTGGAGGGAGCAAGAGAGTGTCGAAGCTTGCCAGGAGGAAGATGGAGAAGAGGGCAGTGGGGATTGCTCACGAGTTCCTGAGCCTGACAGTGGAGAagatggtggaggtggagaagtTCAGCCAGTTCAGGAAGTGGTTTGGGATCGAGGTCAATGTCCGGGACGTGTTCTTGGATCACCCCGGAATATTctacctctcggcgaagggaaAGCGGCACACAGTATTCTTGAGGGAGGCGTATGATCGTGGGAAGCTTGTTGAGCCTAATGAAGTCTCTGAGGCAAGGGCCAAGATCGTTGAGCTCATGCTCCTGCGCCGGCGTGGACTTGGGAACGCAAATTCAAGTGCCAACATGGCTTCTGGTGCCACTTCTGATGCCAAAGAGAGTGGTGATGATTTTGTCGAGCATGAGGATTGCTTGTTGGATATACCTGAGACATAA
- the LOC120650547 gene encoding uncharacterized protein LOC120650547 encodes MHLTRSTARTTTTKAAAAAHERSASEPCHPALARLEGTVRALRAWSCCRCGGAAGSSSSSSSGYGLELLEAVLAALGETLATPRAAAALHDAGDGAPDAFLALADAYGTFGAAMLAARQSTADARAGARRGDGAAAAASARARRRTGKELRHLAAAVRPASRRAAAVPGSADATGDEVIGAVAEATVAAAEASAVIFSRCAAMSPDGSAVSSHKWLARLGVAPATSKVAPQMAASALERLEELEDCIAGLESGSEKVFRRLLQARVLLLNIRNPL; translated from the coding sequence ATGCACTTGACGCGCAGCAccgcgaggacgacgacgacgaaggccgcggccgcggcgcacgAGCGTTCCGCGAGCGAGCCGTGCCACCCGGCGCTCGCGCGCCTCGAGGGCACCGTGCGCGCGCTCCGGGCGTGGTCCTGCTGCCgctgcggcggagcggcgggcagcagctcctcctcgtcctccggcTACGGCCTCGAGCTACTGGAGgccgtcctcgccgcgctcggcgagacgctcgccacgccgcgggccgcggcggccctccacgacgccggcgacggggcgCCCGACGCCTTCCTCGCGCTCGCGGACGCGTACGGCACGTTCGGCGCCGCGATGCTCGCGGCGAGGCAGAGCACGGCGGACGCGCGGGCGGGCGCCCGGCGcggggacggcgcggcggcggccgcgtccgcgcgcgcgcgcaggcggaCCGGGAAGGAGctgcgccacctcgccgccgcggtgcggCCCGcctcgcggcgcgcggcggcggtgccgggcTCCGCGGACGCCACGGGCGACGAAGTGATCGGCGCCGTGGCGGAGGCgaccgtggccgcggcggaggcgtcgGCGGTCATCTTCTCGCGGTGCGCGGCCATGTCGCCGGACGGGTCGGCCGTGTCCTCGCACAAGTGGCTGGCGAGGCTGGGCGTCGCGCCGGCGACCAGCAAAGTAGCGCCGCAAATGGCGGCATCGGCATTGGAGAGGCTTGAGGAGCTCGAGGATTGCATTGCCGGGCTGGAGAGCGGGAGCGAGAAGGTGTTCAGGAGGCTGCTGCAGGCTAGAGTTCTACTCCTTAACATCCGTAATCCCTTGTAA